One part of the Treponema sp. OMZ 787 genome encodes these proteins:
- a CDS encoding ATP-dependent DNA helicase — protein sequence MEYFDDDYFDDEQIKLLDPKNVSSLLDEDGPLASFFEKYEARKPQLALTKSICRCFNEEAIGVFEAGTGVGKSLAYLLPAMMWAKQNKKRVVISTGTINLQQQLIEKDVLTAKKILGKSFQDMKATLVKGRHNFLCLRRMTQALRENDFFTEGQEELEKIKEWATETKDGSRSDLDFMPSEKVWSTVCSEPDNCPMNKCPYFSGCFVMKLKREAENSSILVANHHILFADLSVRAEGFGYQGTAVLPSYDNIIIDEAHGIEDAAQSFFSSEISRFALHKQINLLYRFRRGKQSGILSGIVSISKKAELFTEIINLLEVSTASFNILEEQALQILQTYQSKSLTQTSSDETEKLLSCVDNFFKNINSLNIKLENLINAADGEEDEEGCIRDGLVILRRLKKMASVMENFLARSEFPNDVFWFEKIKTSQGEAVRFIQTPLNLAPIMRRSVFMPMATVICVSATLKIGEDFNFWFNRNGLYNFTEKRIIKDFFPSPFPYEKNVVFNIPTDIPMPDESNFQDAVNETVLALLEITQGKTLILFTSYDSLQKTCEYVREHIAEGIKILKQGEADRMQLLYEFKDDVTSCLFATSSFWAGVDVPGESLSHVILVKLPFAVPTEPIFKARADLIEKSGGNSFMQLSVPEAVVQFRQGFGRLMRSNTDRGIVTVLDKRILVKRYGSIFIQSIPPTIQCFSETNTILNKIEDFLYN from the coding sequence ATGGAATACTTTGACGATGATTATTTTGATGACGAACAGATAAAGCTCCTCGACCCTAAAAATGTTTCTTCTCTTTTGGATGAGGATGGCCCACTTGCTTCTTTTTTTGAAAAATATGAAGCCCGCAAACCTCAACTTGCACTAACAAAATCTATTTGCCGCTGCTTTAATGAAGAGGCTATAGGCGTTTTTGAAGCAGGTACGGGGGTAGGAAAGAGTCTTGCCTATCTTTTGCCTGCAATGATGTGGGCAAAACAAAATAAAAAACGCGTTGTAATTTCTACGGGAACCATAAACTTGCAGCAGCAGCTCATAGAAAAAGATGTCCTTACTGCAAAAAAAATTTTGGGAAAGAGTTTTCAGGATATGAAGGCAACCCTTGTAAAGGGGAGGCATAATTTTTTGTGCCTTCGGCGGATGACTCAGGCATTGAGGGAAAACGATTTTTTTACTGAAGGGCAGGAAGAACTTGAAAAGATAAAAGAATGGGCAACTGAAACAAAGGACGGCAGCCGCTCCGATCTTGATTTTATGCCGTCGGAAAAGGTTTGGTCTACGGTTTGTTCCGAGCCCGATAATTGCCCTATGAACAAGTGCCCTTATTTTTCGGGCTGCTTTGTTATGAAGCTAAAACGCGAGGCCGAAAACTCATCAATATTGGTTGCAAACCATCATATTTTATTTGCCGACCTTTCAGTTCGGGCCGAAGGCTTCGGGTATCAGGGAACGGCTGTTCTTCCTTCTTATGACAATATAATAATAGACGAAGCTCACGGAATCGAAGATGCCGCTCAAAGTTTTTTTTCAAGCGAGATTTCCCGCTTTGCCTTACACAAGCAAATCAATTTACTATACCGCTTTAGACGCGGCAAGCAGTCCGGTATTTTAAGCGGCATAGTTTCAATATCCAAAAAGGCGGAACTCTTTACCGAAATCATAAACCTACTTGAAGTTTCTACAGCTTCTTTTAATATCCTTGAAGAACAAGCCTTGCAGATTCTTCAAACCTATCAATCAAAGAGCCTCACTCAAACTTCAAGTGATGAAACGGAAAAGCTCTTATCATGCGTAGATAATTTTTTTAAAAACATAAACAGCCTTAACATAAAACTTGAAAATCTTATAAACGCAGCCGATGGGGAGGAAGACGAAGAAGGCTGTATAAGGGACGGCCTTGTAATCCTCAGGCGCTTAAAAAAAATGGCTTCCGTAATGGAGAACTTTTTAGCGAGGAGCGAATTCCCGAATGATGTTTTTTGGTTTGAAAAAATAAAAACGTCGCAAGGGGAGGCCGTCCGCTTTATTCAAACTCCGTTAAACCTGGCTCCGATAATGCGCCGTTCGGTTTTTATGCCCATGGCAACCGTAATCTGTGTTTCAGCTACCTTAAAGATCGGGGAGGATTTTAATTTTTGGTTTAACAGAAATGGTCTTTATAATTTTACCGAAAAAAGAATCATCAAAGACTTTTTTCCTTCTCCCTTTCCGTATGAAAAAAATGTTGTCTTCAATATTCCGACCGACATCCCGATGCCGGATGAAAGTAATTTTCAAGATGCGGTAAACGAGACCGTCCTCGCCTTATTGGAAATAACCCAAGGCAAGACCCTTATTTTGTTTACCTCTTACGATTCTCTTCAAAAAACTTGTGAGTATGTGAGAGAGCATATTGCAGAAGGAATAAAAATTTTAAAACAGGGCGAGGCTGACAGGATGCAGCTCTTATACGAATTTAAAGACGATGTTACAAGCTGCCTTTTTGCAACATCTTCCTTTTGGGCAGGAGTGGATGTTCCGGGAGAATCCCTTTCCCATGTAATCTTGGTTAAACTCCCCTTTGCAGTTCCGACGGAGCCCATATTTAAGGCCAGGGCCGATTTAATCGAAAAGTCGGGCGGTAATTCTTTTATGCAGCTGAGCGTTCCCGAAGCCGTTGTACAATTCAGGCAGGGCTTCGGCCGTCTTATGAGATCCAATACCGACCGAGGCATAGTTACCGTCTTGGATAAAAGAATTTTAGTAAAGCGCTACGGTTCAATATTTATTCAAAGCATTCCTCCGACGATTCAATGTTTTTCGGAAACAAATACCATATTGAACAAAATAGAAGATTTTTTGTATAATTAA
- a CDS encoding Rpn family recombination-promoting nuclease/putative transposase, translating to MEKLFHITLRNDYAFKRVFGVEENKDVLQDLLECILDIPPESIAALELLDKEFHKDSISDKSGILDVKLSLKNNTIIDIEIQNRWNSEFVQRTIFYWAKMYTENLKTGEVYTKLPKCITINIVGEGFDLNNLIHSEYNVVEKHLNDKLSDELEIHFLNLAKVKEQEEHIEYDEKKKKLYNWLMFIKTDSQEVRNMLAQESSMMAKANATINIMEMSPKEKWLYENRMKYEHDKASWKHIGYQEGVTQGIQKGFADGAYQNKLETAKLLKQLGDSSQKIEQVTGLSKEEIEKL from the coding sequence ATGGAAAAACTTTTTCACATTACCCTCCGAAATGACTATGCATTTAAGCGAGTATTCGGAGTGGAGGAAAACAAGGATGTACTACAGGATTTATTGGAATGTATACTGGATATTCCGCCTGAGAGCATCGCAGCGTTGGAGCTCTTAGATAAGGAGTTTCATAAGGACTCTATAAGCGATAAAAGCGGTATTCTAGATGTAAAATTGAGTCTAAAAAACAATACGATTATTGATATCGAAATACAAAACAGGTGGAACAGCGAGTTTGTTCAGCGTACTATCTTTTACTGGGCTAAAATGTACACCGAAAACTTAAAAACAGGGGAAGTGTATACAAAATTACCTAAATGTATTACAATAAACATAGTGGGTGAAGGCTTTGATTTAAACAATCTGATTCACAGCGAGTATAATGTAGTTGAAAAACATTTAAACGATAAGCTTTCAGATGAGCTTGAAATCCACTTTTTAAACCTAGCCAAGGTTAAAGAACAAGAAGAACATATTGAATACGATGAAAAGAAAAAGAAACTTTATAATTGGCTTATGTTTATAAAAACAGATAGTCAGGAGGTGCGTAATATGTTGGCACAAGAATCATCAATGATGGCAAAAGCAAATGCGACAATAAACATAATGGAAATGAGTCCCAAAGAAAAATGGCTTTATGAAAACAGAATGAAATATGAACACGATAAAGCTTCGTGGAAACACATCGGTTATCAAGAAGGCGTTACACAGGGTATTCAGAAGGGCTTTGCTGATGGGGCCTACCAAAACAAACTCGAAACAGCTAAACTATTAAAGCAGCTGGGAGATTCAAGCCAAAAGATTGAACAGGTTACAGGACTTAGTAAAGAAGAAATAGAAAAACTGTAG
- a CDS encoding OmpA family protein gives MTFWNLKAKHPFTKKFFLICLILIFYLNLLLAQENLSGGKVVITERADYSVYVDGKYAGLTSRETRLYMSETNLGTGAGYLYEGEAFVLQKSRKNGHKAALPIDSILPISFKFIPEQDEKDIENPYQPQMFTEDEGYPLLRNFPILPEKNFTQEDIGKTWEGKCTIAVKPKPEKNATRIPVNAGFKYKGKTIFNGKNVHHVEAAFGLRYKGTDMLGDEELIRSEGGRKADIYLDDTKRPIFIREKIDEEFFYSGEKKIKHRGFLLHFYSYTVRAEITTNKGFEVSKTKRGTMLRLKNLQFEPDRAVLLKGEEAKLDEIAKILKEPDGSFFFVEGHTADAGNPEEEKILSQERAKTVIEKLTEKGISAERFIYQGAGGTRPLAPNGTEEGRAQNRRVEITIID, from the coding sequence ATGACATTTTGGAATTTAAAGGCAAAACATCCCTTCACAAAAAAGTTCTTCTTAATTTGTCTCATTTTGATTTTTTATTTAAACCTTCTTTTGGCCCAAGAAAATTTATCCGGAGGAAAAGTAGTAATTACTGAAAGAGCCGATTACTCGGTTTATGTTGACGGAAAATATGCAGGGCTTACTTCCAGAGAAACGCGCCTTTACATGAGCGAAACAAATCTCGGTACCGGAGCCGGCTATCTTTACGAAGGAGAAGCCTTTGTTCTTCAAAAAAGCCGAAAAAACGGACATAAAGCTGCCTTGCCTATAGATTCAATCTTACCTATTTCTTTTAAATTTATTCCGGAACAAGATGAAAAAGATATAGAAAATCCTTATCAGCCCCAAATGTTTACGGAAGATGAAGGCTATCCCCTTTTAAGGAATTTTCCTATTTTGCCCGAAAAAAACTTTACTCAGGAGGATATCGGAAAAACATGGGAAGGAAAATGCACTATTGCCGTAAAACCCAAACCGGAAAAAAATGCCACCCGAATTCCTGTAAATGCCGGTTTTAAATATAAGGGAAAAACTATTTTTAACGGCAAAAACGTTCACCATGTAGAAGCAGCCTTCGGTCTCCGGTATAAGGGTACCGATATGCTTGGCGATGAAGAACTTATAAGATCGGAAGGCGGAAGAAAGGCAGACATCTACCTTGACGATACAAAGAGGCCTATTTTTATACGCGAAAAAATAGATGAAGAGTTTTTTTATTCCGGCGAAAAAAAAATAAAACACCGCGGCTTTTTGCTTCATTTTTATTCTTACACTGTACGAGCGGAAATTACTACCAATAAAGGTTTTGAGGTAAGCAAAACAAAACGGGGAACAATGCTGAGGCTTAAAAATCTTCAATTTGAACCTGATAGAGCGGTTCTTTTAAAAGGAGAAGAAGCGAAGCTTGACGAGATTGCAAAAATTTTAAAGGAGCCGGACGGCAGTTTCTTTTTTGTGGAAGGACACACAGCAGATGCCGGCAATCCGGAAGAAGAAAAAATTCTATCCCAAGAAAGGGCTAAGACCGTAATCGAAAAACTTACAGAAAAGGGAATATCGGCGGAAAGGTTTATTTATCAAGGTGCCGGCGGAACAAGACCTCTTGCTCCGAACGGCACCGAAGAAGGTCGCGCTCAAAATAGACGCGTCGAAATAACGATTATAGATTAA
- a CDS encoding aspartate ammonia-lyase: protein MRREHDLLGELDIPEDAYYGIQTFRSVENFQITGLRLCDFPDFIKGLAYTKQAAAEANHELGYLSDEVYKVMVQACKEVAEGKFDKEFVVDMIQGGAGTSTNMNANEVIANRANEILGKAKGSYEPCHPNNHVNFAQSTNDAYPTGAKLGISLNTPALIDELKALVSAFRKKAEELGDNIKMGRTQLQDAVPMTLGQEFESYAASLENEIPQIQFARENLHIINMGATAIGTGINSDPNYTPKVTAHLAKISGLDLKAAKNMIAATNDTSDFVTYSSQLKRLAAKLSKISSDLRLLSSGPRTGLYDISLPPMQPGSSIMPGKVNPVIPEVVNQVCYRVIGNDTAVVLAAESGQLELNVFEPVMIYSIFESIKLLINAMKTLRERCVTGIVGNYAHCKESVHRSIGLVTALNPVIGYEASSDIAKTALRDNRSVYELVLERGLLSKEKLDEVLKPENMTRPKNMSKI from the coding sequence ATGCGAAGGGAACATGACTTACTCGGAGAGTTGGATATTCCGGAAGATGCTTATTACGGCATTCAGACTTTTCGAAGTGTTGAGAATTTTCAAATTACGGGCTTAAGGCTCTGTGATTTTCCCGATTTTATTAAGGGGCTTGCTTATACAAAGCAGGCAGCAGCCGAAGCCAACCACGAGCTCGGCTATTTGAGCGATGAAGTTTACAAGGTTATGGTTCAGGCGTGCAAAGAAGTTGCCGAAGGTAAATTCGACAAGGAATTTGTAGTCGATATGATTCAAGGCGGTGCCGGAACTTCTACCAATATGAACGCAAACGAAGTTATCGCCAACCGTGCAAACGAAATTTTAGGAAAGGCTAAGGGAAGCTATGAACCTTGCCATCCCAATAATCATGTAAACTTTGCCCAATCCACAAACGATGCCTATCCTACAGGTGCAAAGTTGGGCATCTCTTTAAATACACCGGCTCTTATCGATGAGCTTAAAGCCCTTGTTTCTGCTTTTAGAAAAAAGGCCGAAGAGCTCGGCGACAACATAAAGATGGGAAGGACTCAGCTTCAAGATGCCGTACCCATGACCCTCGGCCAAGAGTTTGAATCCTATGCCGCTTCTTTGGAAAACGAAATTCCTCAGATTCAATTTGCAAGAGAAAATCTTCACATCATAAACATGGGAGCTACGGCTATCGGAACAGGTATCAACTCAGATCCTAACTATACGCCGAAAGTTACCGCTCATTTGGCAAAGATTTCGGGGCTTGACTTAAAGGCTGCAAAGAACATGATCGCCGCCACAAACGACACCTCCGACTTTGTAACCTATTCTTCACAATTAAAACGCCTTGCTGCAAAACTTTCAAAGATATCGAGCGACTTACGCCTTCTTTCTTCAGGCCCCAGAACAGGGCTTTACGATATAAGCCTTCCTCCGATGCAGCCCGGTTCTTCTATCATGCCCGGAAAGGTAAACCCCGTTATCCCCGAAGTTGTAAATCAGGTTTGCTACAGGGTTATCGGAAACGACACAGCCGTTGTTTTGGCTGCAGAGTCGGGCCAGCTCGAGCTCAACGTTTTTGAACCGGTTATGATTTATTCTATTTTCGAATCTATTAAGCTTCTTATAAATGCTATGAAGACATTGAGAGAGAGATGTGTTACAGGCATTGTAGGAAACTACGCTCATTGCAAGGAGAGCGTTCACCGAAGCATTGGCTTGGTTACGGCCTTAAACCCCGTTATCGGCTATGAAGCTTCCTCCGATATTGCAAAGACAGCCTTGCGAGATAACCGCAGCGTTTACGAACTTGTTTTGGAAAGAGGTCTTCTTTCAAAAGAAAAATTGGACGAGGTTTTAAAACCCGAAAATATGACAAGACCCAAGAACATGTCAAAGATTTAG
- the csx2 gene encoding TIGR02221 family CRISPR-associated protein, with translation MTIITSLGTGMYDKEGYKRTIYRFETGIECENNMFLRAVLDSKLYDIGKIIIIGTRTSSWDILAEDLGDTDFWMQLKDECSSQGISDASLNSLQNLLTDFYNFPVLLSAHNPVICKDTIDELFPLYINAIDQAGEDDDILLDITHGFRSMPIFMYQSLLFKFSHTSRHIQIIYGEFIKSDQISYVRDLSSYWELSQITEAKNRFFMQLDGKLIAEKLDSHWPKGAKCIRALSGIVECNFALQIPIILNQIGNVLKDAPESPSWIEDIKTFLEELKRKVSDKTLAETLYNYASFLAEKKLFVQAVIALQISVEVKIITLFDKEDSGYIGNYEKWQDTYKKEYHNLRKKFEYKKKLNRLEELRNQIAHGGSISRYQGGSPQAVNTEKIFYSVQKPVLSFFKFADNTIRH, from the coding sequence ATGACTATAATCACTTCTCTAGGTACAGGAATGTACGATAAGGAAGGTTATAAGCGTACGATATATCGTTTTGAGACAGGAATTGAATGTGAAAACAATATGTTTTTGCGTGCTGTTTTAGATTCAAAACTCTATGATATCGGGAAGATAATTATCATAGGGACTAGAACCTCCTCATGGGATATTCTTGCTGAAGACTTAGGAGATACCGACTTTTGGATGCAGCTAAAGGATGAATGTTCTTCACAGGGAATAAGTGATGCATCTCTTAATAGTTTGCAAAACTTATTGACCGATTTTTATAATTTTCCGGTTTTATTGTCGGCTCACAATCCTGTTATCTGTAAAGATACTATTGATGAACTCTTTCCTCTTTACATAAATGCAATTGATCAAGCTGGGGAAGATGATGATATACTCCTTGATATAACTCACGGCTTCCGGTCAATGCCGATTTTTATGTATCAGTCTCTTCTTTTTAAATTTTCGCACACTAGCCGTCATATTCAAATAATTTATGGAGAGTTCATTAAAAGCGATCAAATATCTTATGTTCGTGATCTTTCATCCTATTGGGAGCTTTCACAAATCACTGAAGCAAAAAACAGATTTTTTATGCAGCTTGACGGTAAATTAATTGCAGAAAAACTTGATAGTCATTGGCCAAAGGGGGCTAAATGTATAAGGGCCTTATCGGGTATTGTGGAGTGTAATTTTGCCCTTCAAATTCCTATTATTTTAAATCAGATCGGAAATGTTTTAAAGGATGCTCCTGAATCTCCATCTTGGATAGAGGATATAAAAACCTTTTTAGAAGAACTTAAAAGAAAGGTAAGTGATAAAACCCTTGCCGAAACTCTATATAACTATGCTTCCTTTCTTGCAGAGAAGAAGCTCTTTGTTCAAGCTGTAATTGCCTTACAGATTTCGGTTGAAGTAAAGATAATTACACTATTTGATAAAGAGGATAGCGGCTATATAGGAAATTATGAGAAATGGCAGGATACCTATAAAAAGGAGTATCACAACCTACGTAAAAAATTTGAATATAAAAAGAAATTGAATCGTCTTGAAGAATTACGCAACCAAATAGCTCATGGAGGTTCAATTTCTAGATATCAAGGCGGTTCCCCTCAGGCTGTAAACACGGAAAAGATTTTTTATAGTGTACAAAAACCGGTATTGAGTTTTTTTAAATTTGCTGATAATACAATCAGGCATTAG
- the csm5 gene encoding type III-A CRISPR-associated RAMP protein Csm5, with protein sequence MAKKTYKIKIDPLTGVHIGTGEELTFLDYKVIKTNSGNKVYVKFSSDQILSRLIDEGRDLSAFYAASDNRNMKAVQNFFHKNIGKKDIEYPCDVTSSFYDLYEKNKTKDPIENAARVLQMYRPADSKHPVIPGSSLKGAIRTAVLNNILCNLNDDEYDREFDIFEKEKNKNNSDKYEKKLQQKILKYCNEKDDPFRSVSIADTSFEAKNTQLVGLLKNISSSNNVIKSIPKLQIQAEIIRGCLIGGSAEAETSISIDESLTQSKLTGNNNKNGFEIKTRISMTDIAKACNHFFWNEFEAEYNKFYKDVDESVDIIVHLKKQLEEASKDTNSFIVRVGRWSQVEFVTFEDNFRDPKVPQTRAQKRACGTTRTVFDYDGQYLPLGWCKCTVIN encoded by the coding sequence GTGGCAAAAAAAACATATAAGATAAAAATTGACCCTCTAACAGGTGTTCATATCGGAACCGGTGAAGAATTAACCTTTTTAGATTATAAGGTTATTAAGACGAATTCCGGAAATAAAGTATATGTTAAATTTTCTTCAGATCAAATTTTATCGAGACTGATTGATGAAGGGCGAGATCTATCTGCCTTTTATGCAGCAAGTGATAATAGGAATATGAAAGCTGTCCAAAATTTTTTTCACAAAAATATCGGTAAGAAAGATATTGAGTACCCATGTGATGTAACATCTTCTTTTTACGATTTATATGAAAAGAATAAAACGAAAGATCCTATCGAAAATGCGGCAAGGGTTTTACAGATGTATCGTCCTGCTGATTCCAAACACCCTGTAATTCCTGGAAGCTCTTTAAAAGGAGCTATACGCACAGCCGTATTAAATAATATTCTTTGTAATCTTAATGATGATGAATATGATAGAGAGTTTGATATATTTGAAAAAGAGAAGAATAAAAATAACTCTGATAAGTATGAAAAAAAACTACAGCAAAAAATTTTAAAATATTGTAATGAAAAAGATGATCCTTTTAGATCTGTATCTATAGCCGATACAAGCTTTGAAGCTAAAAATACACAGCTTGTAGGTCTTTTAAAAAATATATCCTCTTCAAATAATGTTATTAAATCTATTCCTAAACTTCAGATTCAAGCCGAAATAATACGGGGTTGTTTAATTGGGGGAAGTGCTGAAGCCGAAACTAGTATAAGCATTGATGAGTCCTTGACGCAGTCAAAACTTACCGGAAATAACAATAAAAACGGTTTTGAGATTAAAACTCGTATTTCAATGACTGATATAGCAAAAGCTTGTAATCATTTTTTTTGGAATGAGTTTGAGGCTGAATACAATAAGTTTTATAAAGATGTAGATGAAAGTGTAGATATAATTGTACACCTAAAAAAACAACTTGAAGAGGCCTCTAAAGATACTAATTCTTTTATTGTAAGAGTCGGCCGTTGGAGTCAGGTAGAGTTCGTTACATTTGAAGATAATTTTAGAGATCCTAAAGTTCCGCAAACCAGAGCCCAAAAAAGAGCTTGCGGTACAACTAGGACAGTTTTTGATTATGACGGACAATATCTTCCTTTAGGCTGGTGTAAATGTACCGTAATTAATTAA
- a CDS encoding CRISPR-associated protein Csm4, with protein sequence MILYKIRFKLLSPLITPLKGDTIWGHIVWGIANNEGEKAVEEFLQEEKKSPNLVVSSAFPSNFICKPYPVPNERTKELNLEEYARIKQNKKIKYVKASNYLGYDASGSDDCKYAENEKHSFVNEIRMHNSIDRYSNTVMEGNLFSETELWSKTQCFDIYVLSSFTAERVYQLCTWAFENGYGADASVGKGRIKIMGKPEEVKIKNKGSSYLALGPFILDESDRITDLRADVFLRTGKLGGGNLISENPHKKSVLLYDEGAVFTSSESISYIGHLLKDVHSDKRICQAAFAPVIPID encoded by the coding sequence ATGATTCTTTACAAAATTAGATTTAAACTCTTATCTCCTCTTATCACTCCTCTTAAGGGTGATACAATATGGGGGCATATCGTGTGGGGGATTGCAAATAATGAGGGTGAAAAAGCCGTAGAAGAATTTCTACAGGAAGAAAAAAAATCTCCTAATCTGGTAGTTTCTTCTGCCTTTCCATCCAATTTTATTTGTAAGCCGTATCCGGTTCCCAATGAACGTACAAAAGAATTGAATTTGGAAGAATATGCCCGAATAAAGCAAAACAAAAAAATTAAGTATGTGAAGGCTTCAAATTATTTGGGCTATGATGCTTCTGGTAGCGATGATTGTAAATATGCTGAAAATGAAAAGCATTCATTTGTCAATGAAATCAGAATGCACAATAGTATTGACCGATACAGCAATACTGTTATGGAAGGGAATCTTTTCAGTGAAACGGAGCTATGGTCGAAAACTCAGTGTTTTGATATTTATGTTTTAAGTTCTTTTACGGCAGAACGTGTATATCAGCTTTGTACTTGGGCCTTTGAAAACGGATATGGTGCTGATGCTTCTGTCGGTAAAGGCCGTATAAAAATCATGGGAAAACCTGAAGAGGTTAAGATAAAGAATAAAGGCTCATCGTATCTTGCTCTGGGGCCCTTTATTCTTGATGAGTCGGATAGAATTACTGATCTTCGTGCCGATGTGTTTTTACGTACCGGTAAACTTGGAGGAGGAAATCTTATTTCTGAAAACCCTCATAAAAAAAGTGTATTGTTATATGATGAGGGTGCCGTCTTTACTTCTTCAGAATCAATCAGCTACATTGGGCACTTGCTCAAGGATGTTCATTCAGACAAGCGTATCTGCCAAGCGGCTTTTGCACCTGTCATTCCCATAGATTAA
- the csm3 gene encoding type III-A CRISPR-associated RAMP protein Csm3, with protein MKQIAQKKIIGQIVVKTGLHIGAGNDKVEIGGMDNPIIRNPLTREPYIPGSSIKGKMRALLEWKFGKVKATEGKPCNCGKPECEICRVFGSANSSKDAENAKRRGPTRLIVRDAVLCKEDAEKFKAGKPIIEEKSENSLNRITAAAMPRPIERVVPGISFDFELVYRIIDNEDGGKKDEEYFEKVVIDGLRLLQNDYLGGGGSRGNGRIEFAGLKDENGKEINL; from the coding sequence ATGAAACAAATTGCACAGAAAAAAATAATCGGACAAATAGTTGTAAAAACGGGACTGCATATAGGTGCCGGTAATGATAAGGTTGAAATAGGCGGAATGGATAATCCTATTATTAGAAATCCCTTAACCAGAGAGCCTTATATTCCCGGTTCTTCAATAAAAGGAAAAATGAGGGCACTTTTAGAGTGGAAATTCGGAAAGGTAAAAGCCACTGAAGGAAAGCCTTGCAATTGCGGAAAACCCGAGTGTGAAATTTGCAGAGTATTTGGAAGTGCAAATAGTTCAAAAGATGCAGAAAATGCTAAAAGAAGGGGGCCTACTCGCTTAATTGTACGTGATGCAGTCCTATGCAAAGAAGATGCGGAGAAATTTAAAGCAGGCAAACCCATAATTGAAGAAAAAAGTGAAAACTCATTGAACCGTATTACTGCAGCGGCTATGCCTCGTCCTATTGAGAGGGTCGTTCCGGGAATTAGCTTTGATTTTGAACTAGTCTACCGTATAATCGATAATGAAGACGGTGGAAAAAAAGATGAAGAATATTTTGAAAAAGTTGTCATTGACGGATTACGCTTATTACAAAACGATTATCTTGGCGGCGGTGGTTCACGCGGAAATGGAAGAATCGAATTTGCCGGTTTAAAAGATGAAAACGGAAAAGAGATAAATCTATAA
- the csm2 gene encoding type III-A CRISPR-associated protein Csm2, with translation MTDLKSFYQTNNEGKKIIDPKLFDNTANDIAASFYGKNDKGRFAGVSITQLRRLFDEVKRFEQILETASKDTEEDTWNKQYPYIRMIKSKVNYTVARMIKTKQDAKKYYDNLSRFISQSIDLVKTREDYFVFSSLFEAVYGFYYENAPKE, from the coding sequence ATGACAGATTTAAAATCTTTTTATCAAACAAACAATGAGGGTAAAAAAATAATAGACCCAAAATTGTTTGATAATACGGCAAATGATATTGCTGCATCATTTTATGGGAAAAATGACAAAGGTAGATTTGCCGGTGTAAGTATAACACAGCTTAGACGTTTATTTGATGAGGTAAAGCGTTTTGAGCAAATACTTGAGACGGCATCAAAAGATACTGAAGAGGATACATGGAACAAGCAGTATCCCTATATCCGAATGATCAAGTCAAAGGTTAATTATACAGTTGCACGTATGATAAAAACAAAACAGGATGCAAAAAAGTATTATGATAATTTATCCCGTTTTATAAGTCAAAGTATAGATTTGGTTAAGACAAGAGAGGACTATTTTGTATTTAGTTCTTTATTTGAAGCTGTTTACGGCTTTTATTACGAAAATGCACCAAAAGAGTAA